CGAGGATTAATTACAATTATGAGGCTGCCGTTACTTATACTAGTTTAAAACAAAACGAGAGGTTGATGAATAAGTCCCTCTTAAGGCTTTCTACCGGTCTCAGGATACTCTCCGCAGCGGACGACGCTTCCGGACTATTCATAGCGGATCAGCTTGCACTCGTATCCGCAGGACTTGAGCAGGGTAACAGGAACATTCAGTTCGGTATTTCCGCACTCCAGATAGCCGAAGGTGGAGTATCCCAAATTTACGACAAACTAAAGACAATGTACCAAAAGGCTGTAAGTGCCGCAAATGATATTAATGACCCGAATGCAAGGGCTGCACTCCAGAGGGACATAGAAAACTTAAGAGATGCTATTTTGAAAATCGCACAGGATACAGAATACAACGGAATAAGACTTCTAAACGGTTCTTTCAATAACGTAAGAATTCACTACGGTGCGAGAAGTGCTCAAACGCTATCCGTGAGCATATCAAGTGTATTACCACAACAACTTGGTGGATACGTAGCAGAAGATTCTCCAGCCACCGCAACGGATACGAATAACGTTCTTACAAATATAGGCACAACGAATACCAACTATTCAGTGGCAAGCGGTGATTCTTTAGCGTTTACATTCACAGACGGGACAAGCATAACGTTTAACTCCTTAAACCAGCTCGGATATGACTTCAACAATACTGGAACTTACATACTTGACGCATCCGCAATTGTGAATACGATAAACAACAACCCGACACTTCAAGGGAAAGGAATAAGGGCTTATGCGGAGAACGTATCGGAAGCTGACCTGACATTTGATACGACAAATGTGAATATTGACCAAGGTGATGAAGTAACTATTACATTCTACTCAGGAGGAGAACTTGTATTTACAAAGACGTATACAGATACGGTAACACTAGACCAGTTTATAGCTGATATAAACAACCAGGCTGGTGGAAAGCTTATAGCTTCAAAGGACCCTTCAGGAACCAAACTCGTTCTTTCCACACCAAACGGGGAAACCATATCTGTTGAAGTAACAGTAAACGATGCAGATGGAGATACAGTAGTAAGCAGTATAAACCTGGGGGCTCTTCTGCAAGGTGCAGCTGGAACTGTAGTTAATACCAGTGGAGCTACAGCATCCGCGGTAAAAGTCGGAACGCTTATCGTAATGGGTTCAGAAAACTTCACAGTTCAAGGAACCGGAATAGCATACTTTACAGCAGCTACGAGCGGAACATTCAACTCACTTAATGATGTAGACGTAACAACTAACAAAGGTGCTGAAATCGCTCAGGTTTTAATCCAGAGGGCTGTAAGACAAGTTGACACCATACGCACCCAGATAGGTTCAACTATAAACAACCTCCAAGCTATCTACGACGCTCAAGCGGTTGCTAAAGACAACACGGACAACGCAGAAAGCATAATTAGGAACGTGGACTTTGCTAAGGAAATGACTGAATTCACTAAATATCAAATAAGGATGCAGTCCGGAGTGGCTATGCTCGCACAAGCAAACGCTCTACCTCAACTGGTTCTCCAGCTCCTCAGGTAATGTTTCCTTTTCCCTTTTCTTTTTACCTTTTGAGGGGCTGAGATGAGGGTTCAAAGAGAAAATGGTTCTTTTGACTGGGAATTTCTCAAAGAGATTCAACAAAACATCTTACAAAACAATTCAAAAAACCTTGAAAGCTTCAGGAAGGAAATAAAGGAAAATTCTAAAAAAATTCAAAAAGTCAGCAACGAAGAACTCCAGAAAATCATAGAAGAGATAAAGAGAAAACTTGATTACCTGAACAAATACTTAAAGATAGAAATAGACAAAGATCTTGAAATTCCCGTTGTTAAGATAATTGAAAAGGATACAAATAAAGTAATCAGGCAAATTCCTCCCGATTACCTTTTAGAACTAATGAAGAGGATAGACGAGATGTTAGGTATTTTAATAAACGAGAGGGTATAAATATGGCCGGAGAGCTTTACTTTTCGGGAGTAACCGGCGCTTACGACTGGGGCAGTGTTCTTGATAACATAATGGCTGTAAAAAGTATTCCAATTCAAAAACTGCAACAGAAAAAGCAATTAATAAACCAAAAACTCCAGATACTCGGTGAATTTTCTCAAAAACTGAGCGATTTAAAAAACTTAATTGAAAATTTTAATCTTGAAAGTGCTTTAAAGACTAAAAAGGCTGACGTTTCTGATTCAGATGTAATTTCAGTTTCCGTGTCGGAAAATGCGCCCGAAATTTCCTTCAGCGTTAACGTTTTGAACACCGCGAGTAAAGAAATACTCGTTTACGATGCAGGTTTTAATTCCTTGGACGAAACTATAGGGAGTGACGGAAGTTTTACACTGAGGTACTACACGAGTCCCACCGATTACGTGGAGTACACGATAGATTACTCTTTGATTGATACCTTAAAGGACATCGTAAATAAGATAAACGAAACTCAGGACTACGTTAAGGCTTCCATTTATTACGACGGAAACAAGTACAAGTTAATGCTTGCGGAGACCTCAGAAGAAAACTCTACCGTGGAAACAGCTCCTGACCTTTCAACAAAAGCCATACACCTCCTCGGAACACTGCCTCACCAGTTCGGAAATAACGTTCTTATTCAACAAGCTAAGAACGCAAGGATACAGATAGGAAGCGGGGACGTTATAGAGAGTGCGGGAAATACCTTTGAAAACGTTATAGAAGGAGTGAGCATAAGCGCAAAGAGAGCAGGTACTTCCGAGGTAAGTATTTCTCAGGATTTCAGTAAGATAAGGGAATTTTTAAATAATTTCGTGAAGTCTTACAACGAAGTCGTTTCTCAAGTAAAGAGTTTAACCCTCGGAGAAAATGCACCTTTTAGGGGTGAAAACACGATAATGAACGTAAAGTACGGGCTTTCCGATACGCTCACACCGCTCATGGAACTCGGTTTAATAGAGTACAAGGAAGACGGAACCATATCCCTGAGCGGGAATCTGGAAAGTGTTATTAACGAAAAGCCTGATGAATTTAAGTTAAAAATGACTCAATTCTTGGAGAGTGCAAAAGCTGTAGCTAAGGTAAATTACGAGGCTTTTGAAGACTTCAAGGAATACTTGAACGACCAGGCGGAAAGGATAGACGAAAATATCAGACTCCTTAGCCAGAGGCTGGTTCAGGAGGAACAAATACTTAAAAGGCAATTTGCACAGCTGGAAGACTTTATGAATTACGCAAATCAAATAAGGGAGAGGTTAAAGCAGTTTATGGTATCTATCTCTGAAATGAACGGAGGTAATAACAAATGAGAAACATTGCAGAGGCTTACTTTCAAAATATGGTAGAAACCGCCACACCTCTTGAGCAGATAATACTCCTCTACGATAAAGCGATAGAATGCTTAGAAAGGGCTATAGAGATATACGATCAAGTAAATGAACTTGAAAAGAGAAAGGAATTTGTGGAAAACATAGACAGAGTTTACGACATCATCAGTGCATTAAAGTCCTTTTTAGATCACGAAAAAGGAAAAGAAATAGCTAAAAATCTGGACACGATTTACACTATAATCCTGAATACTCTCGTTAAAGTGGATAAAACCAAGGAAG
The genomic region above belongs to Aquifex aeolicus VF5 and contains:
- a CDS encoding flagellin yields the protein MATRINYNYEAAVTYTSLKQNERLMNKSLLRLSTGLRILSAADDASGLFIADQLALVSAGLEQGNRNIQFGISALQIAEGGVSQIYDKLKTMYQKAVSAANDINDPNARAALQRDIENLRDAILKIAQDTEYNGIRLLNGSFNNVRIHYGARSAQTLSVSISSVLPQQLGGYVAEDSPATATDTNNVLTNIGTTNTNYSVASGDSLAFTFTDGTSITFNSLNQLGYDFNNTGTYILDASAIVNTINNNPTLQGKGIRAYAENVSEADLTFDTTNVNIDQGDEVTITFYSGGELVFTKTYTDTVTLDQFIADINNQAGGKLIASKDPSGTKLVLSTPNGETISVEVTVNDADGDTVVSSINLGALLQGAAGTVVNTSGATASAVKVGTLIVMGSENFTVQGTGIAYFTAATSGTFNSLNDVDVTTNKGAEIAQVLIQRAVRQVDTIRTQIGSTINNLQAIYDAQAVAKDNTDNAESIIRNVDFAKEMTEFTKYQIRMQSGVAMLAQANALPQLVLQLLR
- a CDS encoding flagellar protein FlaG, whose product is MRVQRENGSFDWEFLKEIQQNILQNNSKNLESFRKEIKENSKKIQKVSNEELQKIIEEIKRKLDYLNKYLKIEIDKDLEIPVVKIIEKDTNKVIRQIPPDYLLELMKRIDEMLGILINERV
- the fliD gene encoding flagellar filament capping protein FliD, which translates into the protein MAGELYFSGVTGAYDWGSVLDNIMAVKSIPIQKLQQKKQLINQKLQILGEFSQKLSDLKNLIENFNLESALKTKKADVSDSDVISVSVSENAPEISFSVNVLNTASKEILVYDAGFNSLDETIGSDGSFTLRYYTSPTDYVEYTIDYSLIDTLKDIVNKINETQDYVKASIYYDGNKYKLMLAETSEENSTVETAPDLSTKAIHLLGTLPHQFGNNVLIQQAKNARIQIGSGDVIESAGNTFENVIEGVSISAKRAGTSEVSISQDFSKIREFLNNFVKSYNEVVSQVKSLTLGENAPFRGENTIMNVKYGLSDTLTPLMELGLIEYKEDGTISLSGNLESVINEKPDEFKLKMTQFLESAKAVAKVNYEAFEDFKEYLNDQAERIDENIRLLSQRLVQEEQILKRQFAQLEDFMNYANQIRERLKQFMVSISEMNGGNNK
- the fliS gene encoding flagellar export chaperone FliS, translated to MRNIAEAYFQNMVETATPLEQIILLYDKAIECLERAIEIYDQVNELEKRKEFVENIDRVYDIISALKSFLDHEKGKEIAKNLDTIYTIILNTLVKVDKTKEELQKILEILKDLREAWEEVKKKV